GCATGACGGCGACTGGCGCAGTGCACGCGTCAGTCAACGCGCCATCGGCTATCTCCAAAGCCCGCAGATCCTGCTCACCACTCAACACGAAGGCAATTGGCCGCCCATGCAGTCGCTGATCTCTTTTCCGGCAAAGTCGGCTGCGATCACCAGCATCAAGATGGCGGAAGATGAGAAGGCGCTTGTTTTTCGATGCGTGGAACTGCATGGGGCGCCCTGTTCCATTCCATTGTCTTTCGCTGCGTCGCCGGCCGGTTATACCGTGGACTTGCAGCCGGCGGAGATAAAAACCGTACGGGTTCCTTTGACGCCCGGAGATCCCATCCGTACAGTGAATTTGCTGGAGCAATGATATGATCAAAGGACGCTGATGAATTGTCAGGAGTGGATCAATTTTACGATTGCCAACGCCCCCTCTTTGCTGAAAGCTGAATCGCATCTTCCGGAAAAAGCCAGATATCCTGTGGTAGATTTCCACAATCATCTGTTTGCCGCTATGGACGGCGGCGACGTCGTGCAGGTGATGGATGAGGTCGGGGTGGCTGTATTCAACAACGTCAGCGGCAATGCGGTTTTGCCCTATGTGGACAACGCTTATACCATCCAACGGGTTGATTTTTCTGATTTTGCCCATCACTACATAGCGCGTTTCCCAGGTCGTTTTACCGCCTTTACCATGGCAGATTTCGCACAGTGGCAAGATTTCGTATTGATTAAATCGAAGGATTTTGCCGAAGCCTGCATTCAACGCCTGGATGCGGATCTTGCCCTGGGCGCCCGCGGGCTTAAAATCACCAAAGAGCTGGGATTGCGCTTCGTTGATGCAACCGGCTCCCTGGTGCGGATCGATGATCGCAGGCTGGATCCGATCTGGCGGCACGCGGCAGACCATGGTCTGCCGGTTCTGATCCACGTGTCTGATCCGAAGGGATTTTTTCTACCAGTGGATCAGGACAACGAACACTATCAGACGCTGCAAGAGTTTCCGGCTTGGAGCTTTTATGATTCTCGGTTTTCTAAAACTGAATTGCTCGAACAACGAAACACGGTGATCGCCCGGTTTCCCCAGACCACGTTCATTCTACCCCATGTGGCCAATCTGCCGGAGGAGTTGAGCGCTGTGGCCCGGCTGCTCGATGCCTTTCCCAACGTTTATATTGATTTCTCCGCCCGCATCGATGAATTAGGCCGCCAGCCATACCGCAGCCGCGATTTTTTTATCGCCTACCAGGATCGCATCCTTTTTGGAACCGACATGCCCGTATCGGTCGACATCTATCGTTGTTATTTCCGTTTTCTAGAAACCCGCGACGAATATTTTTCCTATCCGGATTACATCGGCCGCTGGGGACGTTGCCGTTGGCGAATCTATGGATTGCACCTGCCCGATCGAGTGCTGCGAAAAGTGTATTATCAAAATGCGCAGAGGCTTTTGCCCGAGATCCGTCTCTGAGCGCCGGCGCGTTGCAACCGTCGGCCGACCGCCTGGGCGATCCTTTGCCCGTACGCTGTTACCCTCATGACAAGGAGACCTACATGAACGAAATGACTCGTCGTACCTTTGTGCACACCGTCGCCGCCGGCTCTGCGGGATTGTTGATGACCCACCCCTTACGGGCGGTTGCGGGTTCGATGACTCGAAAAAAATATGCCATCGTGGGGACCGGCGGCCGGTCCTATATGTATCAGAAGGCCATCTATGACAATTTCAAGGAGACCAGTGAACTGGTCGGATTGTGCGATGTCAACGTGGGACGTCTTAAAGCGGCACAGGTCTATGCCGAATCCATGCAAGCGCCGCAACCGCCGATTTATCGTGCGGAAGAATTTGATCGCATGATCAAGGAAACCCGGCCTGACACCGTCATCGTGACCACCGTAGATGGATTTCATCATCAGTATATCGTACGGGCGCTGGAGTTGGGCAAAGATGTGATCACTGAAAAGCCCATGACGACAGAGGCCGGCAAAGTTCAGAAAATCATCGATGCCCAGAGGAAGAGCGGAAAGCGCGTGCGCGTAACCTTCAATTATCGCTATGCGCCGGCGCGCACACAGGTCAAAGAGCTGCTGATGAGCGGCGTCATTGGAGACATCCTGTCCGTGGATTTTCACTGGATGCTCAACACCCATCATGGCGCGGATTATTTCCGTCGCTGGCACAGCCAGAAAAAATTTTCCGGTGGTCTGATGGTGCACAAAGCGAGCCATCATTTCGATTTGGTCAACTGGTGGATGTCCGCAATTCCTGTTCGTGTGCAGGCGGTCGGCAAACGAGAGTTCTACACTCCGGCCATGGCCAAGCGGATGGGATTATCCGGCAGCCATGAGCGCTGCCGCACTTGTCCGGAGAAAGCGCAATGCGCGTTTGAACTGGACCTGGAAAAGAACAGCAACCTCAAACGTCTGTATCTGGACAATGAAAGCTATGACGGCTATTATCGCGATCGCTGTGTTTTCAGGCCGGATATCGACATCGAGGATACCATGAATGTCCTGGTCCGCTATGATAACAACGCCACCTTGTGCTATTCGCTAAATGCGTTTAACGCCTGGGAAGGTATGGTCGTGATTTTCAACGGCAGCAAAGGCCGCCTGGAACACAAGGCTGAGGAATCGGTCTATATCAGCGGTGACGGAACGGTTCAAGGGGCTTTGAAAGGTGATGGGATTTACACGCGCGTCTATCCGCTGCGGCAGCCGGCCTATGAGATAAAGGTGTGGGAGGGAGAGGGCGGCCACGGCGGCGGAGACGACGTGATGCTTGCGGAGATATTCGGTTCGGATGCCCCAGCGGATAAATACCAGCGATCGGCCGATCACCGCAGCGGCGCTTACTCTTGCCTGACCGGAATTGCGGCCAACAAATGCTTTCGCAGCGGTAAATCAGTCGCCATTTCATCGTTGGTTAAAAATTTGGCCTATCCGGATTATCCTCCCATGCCAACCCATGAGCAATTCCTGGGCATGCCGGCGAAAAATGCGCGCGCTTGATCCATGAACGTTGTTCTGACGGTCTGCGGTTGAAGGATTTGTGCTTTTGCTCAGCGCATAATCCTTCAACCAGCCCATTCAAGGCAGAATAGTGTTGTATTTAAGCTGCAAAATAATAAATTATCAAGACTTCTGTCATTTGTCGGCCGGACCTCCCCTGCAAGGTCTGGCTTGACTCCAATACTCCAGAGGCAAGACCACGGTTTTGTATCTATTGTAGGATTTGTATTTGGTTTTTGGACTATCACGATGGATTCGGCCGTAGGCCGATCAAACATCAATCGCAAAAGGGTGCGCTGAGGAAATGGTCACTTTTATCAAGATTCGTCAACGAACAAGGGGTTGGCTGTTATTCATGATTCTGGCGGTATTCGGTTGCGCTATCGCCGCAGAGATTAGAGGCACTGTCGAGGATGCAAAGACGTCTAGTCCGCTCAAAGGCGCGGATGTTCTGATTAAAAACACCACGCTGGGTAATTCAACGGACGGCGAAGGCCGGTTTGTGATCAGCGGCGTTGCGGAAGGCCGCTGCGAGCTGATGGTTTCACTGCTCGGTTATCAGAGCAGAACGGTCAAGCTGACGGTCGGAACCGAAGGAACGGCTTCAGTGCAGATTAAATTGACGCCCGTGCTGCTGCCCATGGAACCTGTCTGGGTGACCGGCGCCAGCTACCGCGATGTGCTCAGTACTCCGGATGTCCAGTCCGAAGCCCTGGATCTATCGGTCACCGAGGTTCCCCGCGTCACCATGGAGCAGCAGCATTCCAAGACCCTGGTCGATGCGATGAGTTACATGCCCGGCGCCATGATCGAAAACCGGGGTCGGAAGGTCAAACA
The bacterium genome window above contains:
- a CDS encoding Gfo/Idh/MocA family oxidoreductase; the encoded protein is MTRKKYAIVGTGGRSYMYQKAIYDNFKETSELVGLCDVNVGRLKAAQVYAESMQAPQPPIYRAEEFDRMIKETRPDTVIVTTVDGFHHQYIVRALELGKDVITEKPMTTEAGKVQKIIDAQRKSGKRVRVTFNYRYAPARTQVKELLMSGVIGDILSVDFHWMLNTHHGADYFRRWHSQKKFSGGLMVHKASHHFDLVNWWMSAIPVRVQAVGKREFYTPAMAKRMGLSGSHERCRTCPEKAQCAFELDLEKNSNLKRLYLDNESYDGYYRDRCVFRPDIDIEDTMNVLVRYDNNATLCYSLNAFNAWEGMVVIFNGSKGRLEHKAEESVYISGDGTVQGALKGDGIYTRVYPLRQPAYEIKVWEGEGGHGGGDDVMLAEIFGSDAPADKYQRSADHRSGAYSCLTGIAANKCFRSGKSVAISSLVKNLAYPDYPPMPTHEQFLGMPAKNARA
- a CDS encoding amidohydrolase yields the protein MNCQEWINFTIANAPSLLKAESHLPEKARYPVVDFHNHLFAAMDGGDVVQVMDEVGVAVFNNVSGNAVLPYVDNAYTIQRVDFSDFAHHYIARFPGRFTAFTMADFAQWQDFVLIKSKDFAEACIQRLDADLALGARGLKITKELGLRFVDATGSLVRIDDRRLDPIWRHAADHGLPVLIHVSDPKGFFLPVDQDNEHYQTLQEFPAWSFYDSRFSKTELLEQRNTVIARFPQTTFILPHVANLPEELSAVARLLDAFPNVYIDFSARIDELGRQPYRSRDFFIAYQDRILFGTDMPVSVDIYRCYFRFLETRDEYFSYPDYIGRWGRCRWRIYGLHLPDRVLRKVYYQNAQRLLPEIRL